One genomic segment of Hordeum vulgare subsp. vulgare chromosome 2H, MorexV3_pseudomolecules_assembly, whole genome shotgun sequence includes these proteins:
- the LOC123430259 gene encoding transcription repressor OFP13-like produces the protein MSPLHPPHLHFRKLKKRARAAIGSASGSHHPATKARKGLAAILHKLRDVHRPPSSPPSPSPSPSTPHHRQLCYPPPPSTWPWPSCRHPRTSSFRARPEDAAAVVYRTANTVYDTPSEHFLRRPSLDEASCSGRNSVAASGQAAVDREPEAEERKELRLRETAVVCGVRSERLFFEPAGAEFFSPTQAETLGKTEDITTAAAAEDEEATTAPAGKIEEKPEDYSELKAGAVVVSVESGDPYGDFRASMAEMVAAHGLRDWEGLEELLAWYLKLNAKGVHGVIVGAFVDLLVSLATSPSPSQSPSSSCITFEDYSSATFDDEEKC, from the exons ATGTCTCCCCTGCACCCTCCCCACCTGCATTTCCGCAAGCTCAAGAAGCGCGCGCGCGCCGCCATCGGCAGCGCCAGTGGCAGCCACCACCCCGCCACCAAGGCCAGGAAGGGCCTCGCCGCCATCCTGCACAAGCTCCGCGACGTGCACCGCCCGCcctcgtcgccgccctcgccatCTCCGTCGCCGTCGACCCCGCACCACCGGCAGCTCTGCTACCCGCCGCCCCCGTCCACGTGGCCTTGGCCGTCGTGCCGTCACCCGCGCACCAGCTCTTTCCGCGCGCGCCCGGAGGATGCCGCGGCCGTCGTGTACCGGACCGCGAACACAGTGTACGACACGCCGTCGGAGCACTTCCTACGGCGCCCGTCCCTGGATGAAGCGTCTTGCAGTGGCCGGAACTCCGTCGCCGCGTCGGGACAGGCTGCCGTGGATCGGGAGCCGGAGGCCGAGGAGAGAAAGGAGCTGCGGCTGCGTGAGACAGCCGTCGTGTGCGGCGTGCGGTCGGAACGGCTCTTCTTCGAGCCGGCCGGCGCAGAGTTCTTCTCGCCCACACAG GCGGAGACGctaggcaagaccgaagacatcaCGACGGCCGCGGCCGCCGAGGACGAAGAAGCAACCACCGCGCCGGCCGGCAAGATCGAAGAGAAGCCGGAAGATTACTCCGAGCTGAAGGCTGGTGCGGTGGTGGTATCTGTGGAGTCGGGGGACCCGTACGGCGACTTCCGGGCGTCCATGgcggagatggtggcggcgcacGGGCTGCGGGACTGGGAGGGTCTGGAGGAGCTCCTCGCATGGTACCTCAAGCTCAACGCGAAGGGAGTCCACGGCGTCATCGTGGGCGCCTTCGTGGACCTGCTCGTGAGCCTGGCGACCTCGCCAAGTCCGTCacagtcgccgtcgtcgtcgtgcaTTACGTTCGAGGATTACTCGTCGGCCACCTTCGACGACGAAGAGAAGTGCTGA